From one Plasmodium coatneyi strain Hackeri chromosome 9, complete sequence genomic stretch:
- a CDS encoding Histone acetyltransferase — MGGSRNGSSQVNKGGGGGSSKGSKGGSSKSAMMITPIGEEDTPPKVDETMAAAGGSGEVTGGGSADGATIATNTNSNPTIATTTITTTTGGSTTAIAPICSLPPIGSKAAKGGSKTNTKGSSSSRSKEKGSASVANNSANPTGSGSKAVKGGSSKARSTGKSLSSLSKFNDSYALIFPNALPVKQVMWGLDPLNKVWRYCSIVYARPKNKSLNEVNFFFPLNLSKNEIMSKLSTELSTSTTQMNEWDYDYYVHWEKFDRRLDCWLAYKNLRLLEEEPDDGLPCVRQMENEESDHDDHHAGIDKEYLREHEENTKLKTINQIKFGKYLIDTWYFSPYPKEYQNIDILYICEFCLSFFKENEELLRHTEKCEIRHPPGNEIYRCEKISIFEIDGSYFRIYCENLCFLSKLFLDHKTLKHRVNLFLFYVITEFDKFGYHITGYFSKEKYSKNNVSCILTLPQHQKKGYGKFLINFSYFLSQKERRTGTPERPLSDLGVASYMAYWYETLLKVLVNYEQLSIQELSEITSIETNDIISCLEEKDIFKTMANGGESVYYINPQQLEFVLAKVGQKNYELCRSKLHWVSYDYYLAMYE, encoded by the coding sequence ATGGGGGGAAGTAGAAATGGCAGTTCGCAGGTGAATAAGGGGGGAGGTGGGGGCTCGAGTAAAGGCTCCAAGGGGGGGAGTAGCAAGTCCGCCATGATGATAACACCCATTGGGGAGGAGGATACTCCGCCAAAGGTGGATGAGACGATGGCTGCCGCTGGCGGTTCAGGGGAGGTAACTGGAGGCGGTTCCGCAGACGGTGCCACGATTGCTACCAACACGAATAGTAATCCCACCATTGCTACAACGACGATTACTACTACGACGGGGGGTAGCACCACGGCCATTGCGCCCATTTGCAGCCTTCCCCCCATTGGTAGTAAAGCGgccaaggggggaagcaagACAAACACGAAGGGGTCGAGCAGCTCCAGGAGCAAGGAGAAGGGTTCCGCCAGTGTGGCAAACAACTCGGCTAACCCCACTGGAAGTGGTAGTAAAGCAgtcaaagggggaagcagcaAAGCGAGAAGCACGGGGAAGTCCCTTAGTTCGTTATCCAAGTTTAACGACTCCTACGCGCTGATATTCCCAAATGCATTACCAGTGAAGCAAGTCATGTGGGGTCTGGATCCCCTGAACAAAGTTTGGAGGTATTGTTCCATTGTGTATGCAAggccaaaaaataaaagcctGAACgaagtgaattttttcttccctttaaatttgagtaaaaatgaaataatgaGTAAATTATCTACGGAGCTGAGCACAAGCACAACACAAATGAATGAGTGGGACTATGACTACTATGTCCATTGGGAGAAGTTCGATAGACGTCTAGACTGTTGGTTGGCGTATAAGAATTTGCGTCTTCTGGAAGAAGAACCAGACGATGGATTACCATGTGTACgacaaatggaaaatgagGAATCAGACCATGATGATCACCACGCAGGAATTGATAAGGAATATTTAAGAGAACATGAAGAAAATACAAAACTGAAAACAATAAACCAAATAAAATTTGGAAAGTACCTAATTGATACGTGGTACTTTTCTCCCTACCCGAAGGAGTACCAAAATATAGACatcctatatatatgcgaGTTTTGcttatctttttttaaagaaaatgaagagctACTTAGACatacagaaaaatgtgaaataagACATCCCCCCGGGAATGAAATATATCGATgcgaaaaaatttccattttcgaaATTGATGGAAGTTATTTTCGAATTTATTGTGAGAACTTATGCTTTCTATCGAAGCTATTCCTGGACCATAAAACATTAAAGCATAGGGtgaatttattccttttttatgtcattACGGAGTTTGATAAATTTGGCTACCATATTACGGGATATTTTTCTAAGGAGAAATATTCGAAGAATAATGTGTCTTGCATTTTGACGCTGCCACAACATCAGAAGAAGGGTTATGGGAAATTTCTCATCAATTTTAGCTACTTTTTATCCCAAAAGGAGAGACGTACTGGTACGCCGGAGAGACCCCTATCTGACCTGGGGGTTGCGTCTTACATGGCTTACTGGTATGAGACACTACTTAAGGTGCTGGTAAATTACGAGCAGTTATCCATTCAGGAGTTGTCTGAAATTACCAGTATTGAGACCAATGATATTATTTCCTGCCTTGAGGAGAAGGACATATTTAAAACGATGGCCAATGGGGGAGAGTCCGTGTACTACATAAACCCGCAACAGCTGGAGTTTGTTCTCGCCAAGGTGGGTCAAAAAAACTACGAATTGTGTAGGAGCAAACTCCACTGGGTTTCTTACGATTATTACTTGGCCATGTACGAGTAG
- a CDS encoding Ribonucleolar protein translates to MTELYILFECSAGYFLLRVKEWEQIGSNENLEKKIQKADLFHEIVQLCSFISFETAERALDNLVHINEGKATDFLLTFLEQNLPSNKSQYELGVADINLGKYLSNIGFNVVHNNNILELFRACRQFYLKKIGTYVDNSGDIDIKHFNIGLGHSYSRSKLKLDPRKQDKSIINSIGTIESLDKNINLFSMRVIEWYSWHFPELKKIVTDVCMYCKLVNLIKIKDEFNFDDETEREKITEITNDEQMTEKIVKVANLSIGQELTQEDLNNIINFSNEVINLFNTRNVLWEYLDKKLNIVSPNLKELLGNTLSARLISHAGSLVNLAKCPSSSIQIFGSEKALFNSLKGNKKTPKFGILYNSSYISKTPLPMKGRMSRYLSCKSAMAARIDSFSDHPTNSYGVIFKKQLEHKILHMVKGVKLSKNIDYMNEAEQIYNQEIGAVPDGEEDQEGKKKKKKKKKKKKKNKKKNKEGEGEEGADVNGDQNEEEDQPAVEVNQSDADSDSD, encoded by the coding sequence ATGACGGAGCTGTATATCCTGTTCGAGTGCTCTGCGGGATACTTCCTGCTGAGGGTAAAGGAATGGGAACAAATAGGAAGCAACGAAAAtttggagaagaaaatacaaAAGGCGGATTTATTTCACGAGATTGTACAATTGTGCTCTTTTATATCCTTCGAAACGGCTGAAAGGGCGCTGGATAATTTGGTCCACATTAATGAAGGGAAAGCGACCGATTTTTTGCTAACCTTTTTGGAGCAAAATCTGCCGAGCAATAAAAGTCAATACGAATTGGGCGTGGCGGATATCAACTTGGGAAAGTACCTCTCCAATATTGGCTTCAACGtagtacataataataacatactGGAATTGTTCAGGGCGTGCAGACaattttatttgaaaaaaattggtacCTATGTAGACAACAGTGGGGATATAGATATAAAGCACTTCAACATTGGTTTGGGACATAGCTACTCCAGGTCGAAGCTGAAGCTGGACCCAAGGAAACAGGACAAGTCCATCATCAACAGTATTGGGACAATTGAATCGCtagataaaaatattaacttGTTCAGCATGAGGGTGATCGAGTGGTACAGTTGGCATTTTCCAGAACTGAAGAAAATAGTCACCgatgtgtgcatgtattgTAAGTTGGtgaatttaataaaaattaaagacgAGTTCAACTTCGACGATGAGacggaaagagaaaaaatcacCGAAATTACCAACGATGAACAGATGACCgagaaaattgtaaaggtAGCTAACCTTTCCATTGGACAAGAACTAACCCAGGAGGATCTAAACaacataataaatttttccaatGAGGTTATTAACCTATTTAATACTAGAAACGTGTTATGGGAATATTTGGATAAAAAGCTGAATATTGTTTCGCCAAATTTGAAGGAGCTTCTTGGAAATACGCTGAGTGCTCGCTTGATTAGCCATGCAGGCTCTCTCGTAAATTTAGCGAAATGCCCCTCCAGTAGTATTCAAATCTTCGGATCGGAAAAGGCCCTGTTCAACTCccttaaggggaataaaaagaCGCCGAAATTTGGCATCCTCTACAACTCTTCTTACATTTCTAAGACGCCTCTCCCCATGAAGGGACGCATGTCTAGGTATCTGTCGTGTAAAAGTGCCATGGCGGCTAGAATTGACTCCTTCTCGGACCACCCCACCAACTCATACGGGGTCATATTTAAGAAGCAGCTCGAGCACAAGATCCTCCACATGGTCAAGGGGGTGAAGCTCTCCAAAAATATCGACTACATGAACGAGGCGGAACAGATTTACAATCAAGAGATCGGCGCGGTGCCTGATGGGGAAGAGGACCAAGAAggcaagaagaaaaagaagaaaaaaaagaagaagaaaaaaaaaaacaagaagaagaacaaggagggggaaggagaagaaggtgCCGATGTCAATGGCGACcagaatgaggaggaagaccaaCCCGCTGTTGAGGTAAACCAAAGCGACGCCGACTCGGACAGCGACTGA